The nucleotide sequence TTGCCTATGGAAATTGGGGTGTAAGGGAACCATTTGACAACTGGAAATCTCAAGATAAACCCTACGATTTACCCTTTACAAACCCAGTTTCCAGGGTAAGTCCCAAGGCAACAGACAAGGTTCATAAATTACCACCAGTGTATCTTGCAGAAACGCCCATTAGAAAACCTCAGTTCGACGTGAAAAAAATGGATCCGGTTACTAAGACGTTCATATACTTGACATTATTGGTTGCTTTGCTTGCAAGTTACAGAGACAAGAATATTGGGGAAGAAGGCAAACCTGTTGAGTTGATTATCAGAGATTTAcatgaagaagaaagacaaaAGAGAATTCAAGAAGAGCAGGCACAAAGAGAATTGGCAGCCCAAATATCTAATCGGAAATGGTActttttgtggttgagaTAGAAATGAATCGGTTGTGTTTGTAGCGATACGCATGTACATAAATAATACACACATAGACATCGATCTATTACCAACTATATCTATCACTTATCATTAGCATCgtcctcatcttcatcttcgtcctcatcgtcttcttcatcgtcatcatcgtcatcattCCAGCTATTTTCCACCGTTTCTCTGACCCTTTTAATATATTGAGACCGGTGTTCTTTATACAAGTTGGCAGCTTCAGCATTTGCTGGAGAGCTGATGTTGGGATCGTTCA is from Yamadazyma tenuis chromosome 6, complete sequence and encodes:
- a CDS encoding uncharacterized protein (EggNog:ENOG503P7SR); translated protein: MLRPSTRIIVKVATPRLHLVRWNSSKQSKALSPEEEQKRREEAAKVAMQSIKDLGTMFSNASSDKETEPIDTQPIYDDPSKFGPLSLLHQGQVLQELQAKYDKTWKKLKPIEKRLGYYIAYGNWGVREPFDNWKSQDKPYDLPFTNPVSRVSPKATDKVHKLPPVYLAETPIRKPQFDVKKMDPVTKTFIYLTLLVALLASYRDKNIGEEGKPVELIIRDLHEEERQKRIQEEQAQRELAAQISNRKWYFLWLR